A stretch of DNA from Coleofasciculus chthonoplastes PCC 7420:
TAGCTTGCCCGCTGTCATCCTTGATGAGTTTCCCCATGCAGTCCACCTCAAAGAAAGCCGCCGCAGCACCATAAATCAGTTGCCTATCACCCCTACTACCCTCTCGCCTCAGTTGGGGGAACTTGTACCCAATCAGTTTTAATAGCTTCTGTGCGATCGCCATTGGAGACTCAGATAAACCTATATTGATGCCCAGTATGGATTTTATGGCGAAGCGATTAGCCTTACAATAATCTGCGATCGCTTGTAACTCGGAATCATTTTGGGGGAATTCCCTTTTCTCTAGGAGTTTGTCAAAGCCAATTAAATACAATACGGCAATCTTGACCCCTAGCAGCTTTTGATTAAAGTCGGGTTTGAATATCGACCCCTCACCTTCATCAAGCATTTTTTGAGCGGCTGCTTTATCCCTGGCTGACAGATGTTCCCTTCCTATACTATAGAAATAATGAAGCTGTAAAAGTCGGTACCATCCAGAATCGTCCTTCTCTATTAGCTCCGGGCTAATATTCACCCCGTAGCGGCGCGTCAATTCTGCCTTCCGGTACTTTTCCCGCTCCTGTTTGGTCAAAGAGCGTTGCTCTTTGAGTTTCAGGTAGGTTTTGTCGTCAATATCTGGGGCGGTGGATACGCGATCGCGATATTCCTGATAATTCTGCTCTTTATTCTCTGCTACCGCTTCCTTGACTGCTTTAATCTCTTCCTTTTTTCCGGCGGCTGATACCTTAATGATATTATGCCCCTCCTCTTGTAGTTTGGCTTCTATGGAGGCTCGATAAGCTTTCATCTCCAGATTGATTCGAGCCGCGAATTTAGCCCAAGTCTGCAGTGATTGAGGCTGGAAATTAGTATCGATACTATCGGTAAAATCAGCCTGGGTGAGCAGATTGATGTTAGCTTTTGTTATTTTATGTTCGCTCTTTAGGATTGAATTGATATCAGTTGCTCCGTTACCAACCCAGCCAAACCCCGTACTTTTAGCCCAAATATACCTAGGGACATTAGGACGATACCTTGCCAAGGTTTGACACACAGAATTGACAGGTTGATGCCCTGGTCCTATGGCCCATACTGAATCAAAGCCGTCGCACTCAATCGATACCCCAGTCTCTAAAGTTGGAGAAGCAATTACAACATCATAATTCGGTAAAATCTCATTGAGACGTTCGATACAGCCGAAAGCTGGGTGTTTTGGATCTGCCACGCTTTCGGCATCTATTCTCTGTATCTTCAAGTCGGGGAAGCGGCTAAGGAGTAGGGATTCAAGGTTCTGAGTGCCATATTTGGATTTAATCTTCTGGGAGCCTGTACAGATGAAAGGCTTACCACCATTGGCAATATGCTCTATCAAGTCCCCCACTAACTGATCTGGGGTATTCCCGCCATAAGAATACACATCCCAACCTTGAGGCGGCTTCCACTCATTGACGGCTATCCATTGGTTAACCTTGAAATCCACCAGGCTTTTGATAAAGTCGATTGAAACATCTGATAGATCAGCGTCACTCAGATAAATTCGCCCCCCAGTCGATAAAACTGTCTCTACTATCTCCTTAAGGGTTCGTAAGATGGCAACGCGATCACTCTGACAGGTTGAGCTATTGAGTAAATGCCAGATTGACTGCTCACATTCATCTAAAATTAGGTCGCACCCCTCAAAGTCTTCCGGGTTGATTTTAGCCTTTGAATTTGGGTGAAGTGAGTCAACACATAATCCAAAACCCCACAGACCAAAATCATCGCCTCTCTCTTCATCGATGTAACTGATACCCAGCTTTAAACACAGTTCACTGCCTAGCTGAATTCGATGCACCAATAAGAGAACTTTCTTCCCGCCATTCCTGATGATTGGTTTTACCTGTTTACCTAGCCAGAATGTTTTTCCCGTGCCTTTGGGAGCCTTTAAGCCTATTAATTGGGCATCGGCAGGAGGGCAAAAATCACCTAAGTATCGGCTATTAAGTTCGAGGTTTGGTGCGTAGGTTAGCTGGTTTAGTTGGGAAGCTTGCCAGATGGTGAGGTCGAAGGCATTTTCGATCGCCTGATCAAGCGCTTCGCCGCCACAGCCAACGATGAAATCATCAATCCCCTTGTAATGGGCATCCCATGAGATAATCTTGACGTGACATCCTGCTTTCTTAAGTAATGCGCCTGTAGCTGCGATCGCCTTATTAACCTTGCGTCGGGTTGACTGTTTGACATCCTGATCGAATGCCATTATAAATGAGCGATCGCGTTGGGCAAACTCTGCTAGTTCTGGGATGAGGTAGGTTTTCCCGATCTTTTCGTTGTACTTGTTTTTTGGGGTTCTCACGCCCGACCAGACACCGGGGACTGCTACAGCAACATACCCTTGAGATAACAGCGCCGCAGCTTTCTTGACACCCTCGGTAAGGACGATCGAGATTTGTGGGTGGTCTTTTACCCACTGCCAAAAGTCTAAATAGTTCCCGATGGGGATGTTATAACGATTGGCTATCCTCTGCCAGAGATGCCGTGGCATTTTGAGCCGGAAGATTTCCGTGGGGGAAGAGTGAGGATGTTCGTATTTGATCGGCTTCGTATGGTGTGGGTCGAAACGTGGGCGATCGGGTTTGAAGCATCCCCATTGACTATCCTCCGCGCCGCTGCACCACCAGCCACCGTGCCACCAGTTATTCCCGAATTGGCGATTCATCTTACGGGCAATGGCATCTGGGTGGACTTTGCCTGATTTCCAATTGTAAAGCAGGTATTCGTATGGGATCTGTCCTGATATGGATTCTAGGTTGAGGGCGGTCAACTCTGGATCAACAGCACTGCCTATCGTCCACTCGTCCCAATGCGCTTTTTGAATGTGTAGAGGGTGATTTTTTCCCATGATGCAAATTGCCTGATTGGTTGTGCAATCCAGGAAATTTGGGGTAACATGGGACTACAAATTGTTTGATTGGTTGTTCATGTCCCATGGACTCCAATTTCCTGGGAAACCAGTGCATATCAAAAATCTTGCACGATCTAGAATGCGCTGGTTTCTAGATTTTTTATTATTTTCACTACTTTACCGCGTCGCGATCCCTCCATTGCCAAAAATCGATTTAATGGGTTGCTGTCTATCGAAAGCAGAGGTTCTTTACTTTTCTTCCCATGTAAGTTTCCTGGTTGTGGAGGAAACTATATATAAGTATCCTCCCATTGGCTGTATCCTGTTAGCTGCATCCCGCTCACAGAAAGACACCGACGCTAGCGCGTCAGAGTCTTTCCTTATCTGGAGCTAACGCGGGGTAAAATAGCGATAGCTGGAACCTAGCAAAAACTCCGCCCTAGTTAGGAGTGGAGCGATAATGCCGAGGTACATGGACAAGCTTGCCCTTCACCACTTTGACGTGAGGGCGAACATACACCTTTTTGTTACCTTGTTTGGTTTTAGCCATAAAGCCTCCTTTTGAGGTATCAATTACAACGCATGGGTTAGGAGCTAGCTAACTCATGCTCTACCCATAATAACAAGTCTATTGATTTTTCGTATTTTTCATAAACTCATGCAAGGCGAGGGGTTAATCACACGCAAAGAGACAATGGAACTGACTGGAGCCACATCCAATCAGTTACAGTACTTTGAGCGTGTAAACCTCATTAAACCTACAAGAATTCTAAAGGAAAGACGAAAACGTCCAGATGTCTACTATAGTTGGACACAGCTACTTGAGATAAAAGCTATCTGCAAGCTCCGGCAAGAAACCTCACTCCAAACAATCAGGAAGATTCTGGACTTCCTTGAGGAGTACCAAATCAACAAGAGCCTTAGAGACAAGCAAATCGTTGTCATTGACGGAGAAGCCTTCTGGGTAAAACTAGACTGGTCAGATTTTGGCAGGCAAATATCAGCCCTCAAGGTTGCTGACAAGCACAACAAGGGTGTTGGTCAGTACACACTCATAGTGGTTCCTGCACTCAAAGACCTAGAACAAGAAATATGGGAAACCGCCAAACAGTCTAAAACCATCGATATAAAAAGCTTCACAAAAAGAACAGCACAAACAAAGAAGACTGCATAAAATTGCTTTTACTCATCATCTGGCTTAGTCCCTATCTGAGAACTTACGGAGTTAGCGCCAAGTGGCTCTCCGAACAGACAGGTTTGTCTCAGCAGACCATTTCCTATTTCAGGAAAGGTAGGCAGCCGATGACTACTGAAAACCTGGGTAAGCTTTTGATGAAATTATCGACTGAGGCAAGAGAATACTACTTCTCGCTAGTGCTTGGGGCATCTGTACCGAAGCGATCGCTCTCGTTTGAGGAAGAGATAGAAGAATTAATCGATAAGGCAGATCATGCCCAGATTGCCATCCTTCTCAGTATGCTCTCAGCCAAATTTTCCTCGCTCAGTAGTTCCTCAGATCTGTCCCAGGAAAAGGTTTTGTTGGGCTAGCGGCTAAGTATGAACTGTGCCATCGGGCATGATTGCCCCACTCAAAATCACTCCGTCTAAGTCAACCTGACTCAGGTCTACCCCCTTAAGCTTGGCTTCAGTCAGCTCTGCCCCATCCAAATTCGCTTGACTCAGATTGGCGTGGCTCAAGTTAGCACGCACTAAATTGGCTCCCAGTAAGTTAGCGCCTTCCAGATTAGCGGCTTCCAGGTTCGCCTGACTCAGATTGGCACCCCACAGATCTGCCTGACTCAGGTTCGCCTGACTCAAATTCGCCTGACTCAGGTCAGCTCCCCCTAAATCGGTTCCACTCAGATCTGCTTTTTTCAGGGACGCTCCAGGGGCAATCAAGTACGCACCGCCCTCGCTGGGGTCGAAACCTGAAGGAAATTGAGTCGCTTCGTTGTAAATGGCGGCTTTGACGCTGACACCATCCAGAGTGACATTGCTCAAAGAAGCCCCACATAGGTTGGTTTGACTTAGGTCAGCTCCCCTGAGATCCGCCTCACCCAGATTCACGCCAGAAAGTGATACTCTAGGGGCAATTAAGCACGCGCCACCCTTGAGCGGGTCGAAACCTGAAGGAAATTGAGTCGCTTCGTTATAAAGTGCGTCTTCAAGCTGGGTTCCCTCTAGAGTGGCATCTTGAAGATTGACGCCAAACAATTTTGCCTTCCTCAAATCAGCACCACTCAAATCCGCTCCCCTCAGGTCAGCTCCCCTCAGATTGACTCCCCCAAGTGACGCACCCGGAGCAATTAAGTACATCCCGGTTTCAGTTGGGTTAAACTCGACCGGAAATTGAGTCGCTTCGTTGTAGAGTGCGCCCATCCCGTTCACCTCTTGTAGGTTAGCCGAACTCAGATTAGCTCCCA
This window harbors:
- a CDS encoding plasmid replication protein, CyRepA1 family, coding for MGKNHPLHIQKAHWDEWTIGSAVDPELTALNLESISGQIPYEYLLYNWKSGKVHPDAIARKMNRQFGNNWWHGGWWCSGAEDSQWGCFKPDRPRFDPHHTKPIKYEHPHSSPTEIFRLKMPRHLWQRIANRYNIPIGNYLDFWQWVKDHPQISIVLTEGVKKAAALLSQGYVAVAVPGVWSGVRTPKNKYNEKIGKTYLIPELAEFAQRDRSFIMAFDQDVKQSTRRKVNKAIAATGALLKKAGCHVKIISWDAHYKGIDDFIVGCGGEALDQAIENAFDLTIWQASQLNQLTYAPNLELNSRYLGDFCPPADAQLIGLKAPKGTGKTFWLGKQVKPIIRNGGKKVLLLVHRIQLGSELCLKLGISYIDEERGDDFGLWGFGLCVDSLHPNSKAKINPEDFEGCDLILDECEQSIWHLLNSSTCQSDRVAILRTLKEIVETVLSTGGRIYLSDADLSDVSIDFIKSLVDFKVNQWIAVNEWKPPQGWDVYSYGGNTPDQLVGDLIEHIANGGKPFICTGSQKIKSKYGTQNLESLLLSRFPDLKIQRIDAESVADPKHPAFGCIERLNEILPNYDVVIASPTLETGVSIECDGFDSVWAIGPGHQPVNSVCQTLARYRPNVPRYIWAKSTGFGWVGNGATDINSILKSEHKITKANINLLTQADFTDSIDTNFQPQSLQTWAKFAARINLEMKAYRASIEAKLQEEGHNIIKVSAAGKKEEIKAVKEAVAENKEQNYQEYRDRVSTAPDIDDKTYLKLKEQRSLTKQEREKYRKAELTRRYGVNISPELIEKDDSGWYRLLQLHYFYSIGREHLSARDKAAAQKMLDEGEGSIFKPDFNQKLLGVKIAVLYLIGFDKLLEKREFPQNDSELQAIADYCKANRFAIKSILGINIGLSESPMAIAQKLLKLIGYKFPQLRREGSRGDRQLIYGAAAAFFEVDCMGKLIKDDSGQAIPLPDGRDEVFQAWLLRDAAKEAAREASESRECQSPCQSFPNNTITDQNSIDTIDTNLKDTTPDTPTIPMGEPSQVERLMASLARVESFGQFWEAIRGYEDETVEDAIALLDNYPRRQTLAAWFEGDASVTLLEVALDPFLEPESVQDLVGLLKICCREGKALFDILRQTIPSTEAFRRAVRFLDRERRAVIRYWEPGLA
- a CDS encoding MerR family transcriptional regulator, with translation MELTGATSNQLQYFERVNLIKPTRILKERRKRPDVYYSWTQLLEIKAICKLRQETSLQTIRKILDFLEEYQINKSLRDKQIVVIDGEAFWVKLDWSDFGRQISALKVADKHNKGVGQYTLIVVPALKDLEQEIWETAKQSKTIDIKSFTKRTAQTKKTA